A stretch of the Arachis stenosperma cultivar V10309 chromosome 6, arast.V10309.gnm1.PFL2, whole genome shotgun sequence genome encodes the following:
- the LOC130933617 gene encoding oxygen-dependent coproporphyrinogen-III oxidase, chloroplastic-like gives MAHSSSFSSSVRARFEKMIREAQDPVCTALEAADGGANFKEDVWSRPSGGGGISRVLQDGAIWKKSGVNVSVVYGIMPPEAYRAAKAAASPDQKPGPIPFFAAGISSVLHPKNPFAPTLQIMIFHPYFGAVSHTIIITVVCHIAQNLTYVQCKNISS, from the exons ATGGCccattcttcttccttctcctcTTCTGTAAGGGCCCGCTTCGAGAAGATGATTAGAGAAGCTCAAGACCCCGTCTGCACCGCCCTTGAGGCCGCTGACGGCGGGGCCAACTTCAAGGAGGATGTTTGGTCCAGGCCCAGCGGCGGTGGTGGCATCAGCAGGGTTCTCCAGGACGGGGCCATTTGGAAGAAGTCTGGAGTTAATGTCTCCGTTGTTTACGGCATCATGCCGCCAGAAGCTTACCGCGCTGCAAAAGCTGCCGCTTCTCCTGACCAGAAGCCTGGTCCTATCCCGTTCTTCGCCGCTGGAATCAGCTCC GTTTTGCATCCGAAGAACCCATTTGCCCCAACCTTGCAGATTATGATTTTCCATCCTTATTTCGGAGCTGTTTCTCATACCATTATTATTACTGTTGTCTGTCATATAGCTCAAAATCTTACTTATGTTCAATGCAAAAATATTAGTTCATGA
- the LOC130933616 gene encoding serine/threonine-protein phosphatase 7 long form homolog has translation MILGLSTDGLPVTGMTVSSFEALEAECLHQFGVAPRKSKCRGSGIKLTWLQDLKERLQLIDEESIQRYVKCHIMLLIGTILLGDKSGASVHWKFLPLLRDFGSIVQFSWGSACLAHLYRALCRTSRFECKEIDGSLTLLLVWAWIRLPFLAPVLREPRSFLLVNSVIVIIYSVSSYLESSSVNELSDIRWRNWERGDRRFRHMKLAHFRKTLDDLQEGQEGSASTNGFIASAIVLESSFE, from the exons ATGATCCTTGGTCTTTCGACGGACGGTCTTCCAGTCACAGGGATGACTGTCAGCAGTTTTGAAGCCTTAGAGGCGGAGTGTTTGCACCAATTTGGGGTTGCACCGAGAAAATCAAAATGTAGAGGAAGCGGTATAAAGCTGACGTGGCTACAGGATCTAAAAGAACGGTTACAGTTGATTGATGAAGAAAGTATACAGAGGTACGTGAAGTGTCACATTATGTTGTTGATCGGTACGATATTGTTAGGAGACAAGTCTGGGGCATCTGTGCACTGGAAGTTTCTTCCTTTACTTCGTGATTTTGGCAGTATCGTACAGTTTAGTTGGGGATCGGCTTGCCTCGCACATCTGTACAGGGCGTTATGCAGGACATCTCGTTTTGAATGTAAAGAGATCGACGGTTCACTAACACTGCTGCTCGTTTGGGCCTGGATTCGCCTGCCATTTCTAGCGCCGGTTCTTAGGGAACCCCGTAGTTTTCTGCTTGTAAACAG TGTTATCGTTATCATTTACTCCGTATCTTCATATTTAGAATCCAGTTCTGTTAATGAATTAAGCGATATTAGGTGGCGTAACTGGGAGCGTGGAGACCGACGCTTTAGGCATATGAAACTTGCTCACTTTAGGAAGACTTTGGATGATCTTCAGGAAGGTCAG GAGGGGTCAGCCTCAACCAACGGCTTTATTGCTTCTGCAATTGTGTTAGAATCCAGTTTCGAATGA